A portion of the Suricata suricatta isolate VVHF042 chromosome 11, meerkat_22Aug2017_6uvM2_HiC, whole genome shotgun sequence genome contains these proteins:
- the UNC93B1 gene encoding protein unc-93 homolog B1 has protein sequence MVPERLLVSARGCEDRERGRVPGGGEVQPPGRAVGGGGGAGVPGGRGCDATPRGPGAGASAVRAPQLDELVGAYPNYNEEEEERRYYRRKRLGVLKNVLAASAGGMLTYGVYLGLLQMQLILHYDETYREVKYGNMGLPDIDNKMLMGINVTPIAALLYTPVLIRFFGTKWMMFLAVGIYALFVSTNYWERYYTLVPSAVALGMAIVPLWASMGNYITRMAQKYYEYSHYKEQDDQGPQKRLPRGSHAPYLLVFQAIFYSFFHLSFACAQLPMIYFLNHYLYDLNHTLYSVQSCGTNSQGILSGFNKTVLKTLPRSRNLIVVESVLMAVAFVAMLLVLGLCGAAYRPTEEIDLRSVGWGNIFQLPFKHVRDFRLRHLVPFFIYSGFEVLFACTGLALGYGVCSVGLERLAYLLVAYSLGASAASVLGLLGLWLPRAVPLLVGAGVHLLLTLSLFFWAPTPRALQHIWMLYLAAVLWGVGSALNKTGLSTLLGILYEDKERQDFIFTIYHWWQAVAIFTVYLGSSLPMKAKLAVLLLTLVAATASYLWMEQKLRRGVVPRQPRIPRPQHKVRGYRYLEED, from the exons ATGGTTCCCGAGCGGCTGCTGGTGTCAGCCAG GGGGTGCGAGGATCGGGAGCGCGGCCGTGTCCCCGGCGGGGGTGAGGTGCAGCCCCCGGGACGGGccgttgggggtgggggcggcgccGGGGTCCCGGGAGGGAGGGGGTGCGACGCGACCCCCCGGGGCCCCGGCGCGGGTGCGAGCGCGGTGCGTGCCCCGCAGCTGGACGAGCTGGTGGGCGCGTACCCCAACTACAacgaggaagaggaggagcgCCGCTACTACCGCCGCAAGCGGCTCGGCGTGCTCAAGAACGTCCTGGCGGCCAGCGCGGGCGGCATGCTCACCTACGGCGTCTACCTGG gcctccTGCAGATGCAGCTGATTCTGCACTATGACGAGACGTACCGCGAGGTGAAGTACGGCAACATGGGGCTCCCCGACATCGACAACAAGATGCTGATGGGCATCAACGTGACGCCCATCGCTGCTCTGCTCTACACGCCTGTGCTCATCAG GTTTTTTGGCACCAAGTGGATGATGTTCCTGGCCGTGGGCATCTACGCCCTCTTTGTGTCCACCAACTACTGGGAGCGCTACTACACGCTAGTGCCCTCAGCTGTGGCCCTGGGCATGGCCATcgtgcctctctgggcctccatggGCAACTACATCACCAG GATGGCTCAGAAGTACTACGAGTACTCCCATTATAAGGAGCAGGATGATCAGGGCCCCCAGAAGCGCCTGCCGCGGGGCTCCCATGCGCCGTATCTCCTGGTCTTCCAAGCCATCTTCTATAGCTTCTTTCAT CTGAGCTTCGCCTGTGCCCAGCTGCCCATGATCTACTTCCTGAACCACTACCTGTATGACCTGAACCACACACTCTACAGCGTGCAGAGCTGCG GTACTAACAGCCAGGGCATCCTCAGTGGCTTCAACAAGACGGTTCTGAAGACGTTACCGCGGAGTCGAAACCTCATTGTGGTGGAGAGCGTGCTCATGGCGGTGGCCTTCGTAGCCATGCTGCTG GTTCTGGGCCTGTGCGGCGCCGCCTACCGGCCGACTGAGGAGATCGACCTGCGCAGCGTGGGCTGGGGCAACATCTTCCAGCTGCCCTTCAAGCACGTGCGCGACTTCCGCCTGCGGCACCTTGTGCCCTTCTTTATCTACAGCGGCTTCGAGGTGCTCTTTGCCTGCACTGGTCTCGCTCTG GGCTATGGTGTGTGTTCGGTGGGGCTGGAGCGCCTGGCCTACCTTCTCGTGGCTTATAGCCTGGGTGCCTCCGCCGCCTCCGTCCTAGGCCTGCTGGGGCTGTGGCTGCCGCGCGCAGTGCCTCTGCTGGTTGGGGCTGGAGTGCACCTGCTACTCACCCTCAGCCTCTTCTTCTGGGCCCCCACACCGCGGGCCCTGCAACACATTTGGATGCTCTACCTAGCAGCTGTCCTCTGGGGTGTGGGCAGTGCCCTCAATAAGACGGGGCTCAGCA CACTCTTGGGAATCCTATACGAGGACAAGGAAAGGCAAGACTTCATCTTCACCATCTACCACTGGTGGCAGGCGGTGGCCATCTTCACCGTGTACCTGGGCTCAAGCCTGCCCATGAAG GCTAAGCTGGCCGTGCTGCTGCTGACGCTGGTGGCGGCCACAGCGTCGTACCTGTGGATGGAGCAGAAGCTGCGGCGGGGGGTGGTCCCGCGCCAGCCCCGCATCCCGCGGCCCCAGCACAAGGTGCGCGGCTACCGATACCTGGAGGAGGAC